Proteins encoded in a region of the Streptomyces sp. NBC_00310 genome:
- a CDS encoding helix-turn-helix domain-containing protein: MGDHKEQPLRVGAAVRRRRRAQELTLAVVAERSGLSVPFLSQVENERARPSRPSLERIADALGTTAVELLAAADPACSVDVVRAADEGFTPPDSCSRSLVRGHHQLHAMEFTGDHDEGREVQHRNDELMYVVDGAVEVEAEGRAHRLGRGDTLYMSGGVRHRWRATEPETRVIVVAVADHIEALEDRHRQGA, translated from the coding sequence ATGGGCGACCACAAAGAACAGCCCCTTCGGGTGGGCGCGGCCGTCCGGCGGCGGCGCCGGGCACAGGAGCTCACCCTCGCCGTCGTGGCCGAACGCAGCGGCCTGTCGGTCCCCTTCCTCAGCCAGGTGGAGAACGAACGGGCCCGCCCCAGCAGGCCCTCCCTGGAACGCATCGCCGACGCCCTCGGCACCACCGCCGTCGAACTGCTCGCCGCGGCCGACCCGGCGTGCAGCGTCGACGTCGTACGCGCCGCCGACGAGGGTTTCACGCCCCCCGATTCCTGCTCGCGCTCCCTGGTGCGCGGCCACCACCAGCTGCACGCCATGGAGTTCACCGGCGACCACGACGAGGGCCGTGAGGTCCAGCACCGCAACGACGAGCTGATGTACGTCGTCGACGGCGCCGTCGAGGTCGAGGCCGAGGGCCGCGCCCACCGTCTCGGACGCGGCGACACGCTGTACATGTCCGGTGGCGTACGGCACCGCTGGCGGGCCACCGAGCCCGAGACCCGGGTGATCGTGGTGGCCGTCGCGGACCACATCGAGGCCCTGGAGGACCGTCATCGCCAGGGCGCGTGA
- a CDS encoding glycine betaine ABC transporter substrate-binding protein — translation MRTSGRVPCDLFKGKIYGIEPGAGETKLYEDKVQNAYGLKGEYEPVKSNTSAMPAQLDRAYRKNEPIAVTLWSPHWAYDKYDLTRVADPEKTWGANNQIRTLANKGFPEKYSELNGWLKNLHMTPDELMSLEQAIQKAGRGREGEGVQNRIDAHPGIVDEMAPVK, via the coding sequence GTGCGTACCTCCGGCCGCGTCCCGTGTGATCTGTTCAAGGGCAAGATCTACGGCATCGAGCCGGGCGCGGGCGAGACCAAGCTCTACGAGGACAAGGTCCAGAACGCCTACGGGCTCAAGGGCGAGTACGAGCCGGTCAAGTCCAACACCTCGGCCATGCCGGCCCAGTTGGACCGCGCGTACCGGAAGAACGAGCCGATCGCGGTCACGCTCTGGTCGCCGCACTGGGCGTACGACAAGTACGACCTCACCCGGGTCGCCGACCCCGAGAAGACCTGGGGCGCCAACAACCAGATCCGTACGCTCGCCAACAAGGGCTTCCCCGAGAAGTACTCCGAGCTGAACGGCTGGCTGAAGAACTTGCACATGACCCCGGACGAGCTGATGAGCCTGGAACAGGCGATCCAGAAGGCCGGGCGGGGCCGGGAGGGCGAGGGCGTCCAGAACCGGATCGACGCGCATCCGGGGATCGTCGACGAGATGGCGCCGGTGAAGTAG
- a CDS encoding 5'-3' exonuclease: MRGVTRRLMLLDTASLYFRAYFGMPESVKAPDGTPVNAVRGLLEFIDRLVKDHRPTDLVACMDADWRPQWRVDLIPSYKAHRVAEEHEAGPDEEQVPDTLSPQVPVIEAVLDALGIARVGVAGYEADDVIGTFTALAKDPVDIVTGDRDLYQLVDDGRGVRVLYPLKGVGTLQLTDEAWLREKYGVVGRGYADLALLRGDPSDGLPGVPGIGEKTAAKLLDQFGDLAGIMAAVDDPAAKLTPSQRKRLDEARPYVAVAPKVVLVAADVPLPDVDTALPREPRDPAALEALGARWGLGGSLQRLLTTLGA; the protein is encoded by the coding sequence ATGCGGGGCGTGACCCGACGCCTGATGCTTCTCGACACCGCCTCGCTGTACTTCCGCGCCTACTTCGGGATGCCGGAATCCGTGAAGGCCCCGGACGGCACCCCGGTGAACGCCGTGCGCGGGCTGCTCGAATTCATCGACCGCCTGGTCAAGGACCACCGGCCGACGGACCTGGTGGCGTGCATGGACGCGGACTGGCGGCCGCAGTGGCGGGTCGACCTGATCCCCTCCTACAAGGCGCACCGTGTCGCCGAGGAGCACGAGGCAGGGCCGGACGAGGAGCAGGTGCCGGACACCCTGTCGCCCCAGGTGCCGGTCATCGAGGCGGTGCTGGACGCGCTCGGCATCGCGCGCGTGGGCGTCGCCGGGTACGAGGCGGACGACGTGATCGGCACCTTCACGGCCCTCGCGAAGGACCCGGTCGACATCGTGACCGGCGACCGCGACCTGTACCAGCTGGTCGACGACGGCCGCGGGGTCCGTGTGCTGTATCCGCTGAAGGGCGTGGGCACGCTGCAGCTGACCGACGAGGCGTGGCTGCGCGAGAAGTACGGGGTGGTGGGGCGCGGGTACGCGGATCTGGCCCTGCTGCGCGGCGACCCGAGCGACGGCCTGCCGGGTGTGCCGGGCATCGGCGAGAAGACGGCGGCGAAGCTGCTCGACCAGTTCGGCGACCTGGCCGGGATCATGGCCGCGGTCGACGACCCGGCGGCGAAGCTCACACCGTCGCAGCGCAAGAGGCTCGACGAGGCGCGCCCTTATGTGGCGGTCGCCCCCAAGGTGGTCCTGGTGGCGGCCGACGTACCCTTGCCGGACGTCGACACGGCACTGCCGCGCGAACCGCGGGATCCGGCGGCGCTGGAGGCTCTCGGGGCGCGCTGGGGGCTCGGCGGATCGCTGCAGCGGCTGCTCACGACGCTGGGGGCGTGA
- a CDS encoding siderophore-interacting protein, whose protein sequence is MAERPVRRTPKPHSARVVRTERLTPHMQRVVLGGDGLADFSPRGSTDHYVKLLFGPEDVTYPEPFDLERIRAEFPRDQWPVTRTYTVRAWDPELRELTIDFVLHGDEGLAGPWATRVQPGELVRFLGPGGAYAPNPEADWHLLVGDESALPAIGASLESLPDGARVHAIVEVAGPEEEQKINSDVEVVWLHRGDRPVGAALVEAVRALKFPEGRLQAFIHGEAGFVKDLRRLLRVELAVPREDLSISGYWRLGHDEDGWQAAKKEWNARVEAEQEGEPTPT, encoded by the coding sequence ATGGCAGAGCGTCCGGTACGCAGGACCCCGAAGCCCCACTCCGCGCGAGTCGTCCGCACCGAGCGGCTCACGCCGCACATGCAGCGCGTCGTCCTCGGTGGCGACGGCCTCGCCGACTTCTCCCCGCGCGGCAGCACCGATCATTACGTGAAGCTGCTGTTCGGCCCCGAGGATGTGACCTACCCGGAGCCCTTCGACCTCGAGCGGATCCGCGCGGAGTTCCCCCGGGACCAGTGGCCCGTGACCCGGACGTACACCGTGCGTGCCTGGGACCCCGAACTGCGCGAGCTGACCATCGACTTCGTGCTCCACGGCGACGAGGGCCTCGCCGGCCCCTGGGCGACCCGCGTCCAGCCGGGCGAGCTGGTGCGCTTCCTGGGACCGGGCGGTGCGTACGCGCCCAATCCCGAGGCCGACTGGCATCTCCTCGTCGGCGACGAGAGCGCCCTGCCGGCGATCGGCGCCTCCCTGGAGTCCCTCCCCGACGGCGCCCGCGTCCACGCGATCGTCGAGGTCGCCGGCCCCGAGGAGGAGCAGAAGATCAACTCCGATGTGGAGGTGGTCTGGCTGCACCGCGGCGACCGTCCCGTCGGCGCGGCCCTCGTCGAAGCCGTACGCGCGCTGAAGTTCCCCGAGGGCCGACTGCAGGCCTTCATCCACGGCGAGGCGGGCTTCGTGAAGGATCTGCGCCGCCTGCTCCGCGTCGAACTCGCCGTTCCGCGTGAGGACTTGTCGATCTCCGGCTACTGGCGCCTCGGCCACGACGAGGACGGCTGGCAGGCGGCGAAGAAGGAGTGGAACGCGCGCGTGGAGGCGGAGCAGGAGGGCGAGCCCACGCCGACGTGA